Part of the Sulfuricella denitrificans skB26 genome is shown below.
TGGACGCGCCCGCCGCAGCCGCAATGGTGTTTGGCGGCGACATCAGCTTGGCCCCGGCGCCACAACCGCTGGCGGACGACCTGATCCTGTCTCTGGCCGCCCCGAATGCGCTCAACTCCGCCTGGATCAGCGAACCGGGACGGCGATTCGGCGGGGTGTCGGGAGATGCGACCGGTCAGGGTCCGTTCAAGGTTTGGTGCGGCGGTAGGACGGCCGAAAACGGCCGCTGCGAAACCCGGATCGCCAGTGCAAGCGGTGTCATCGGCGTTTCCCAGGGCATCCGCGCCCTGAGCGAACCACTAGAAATTACCCAGGCCAGCGGCTACGATGTAATCTCGCTCGGGCAGCAACCTGCCATGAACGTGCTGACGCGCGAACTGCCTCTCGACCTCCGCAGCGAAAACGGACTTCCCCTGCACCTGCTGATGGCCGGGATCATCCACGGCGATCCGGCGACGGCTATCGCCGATGGCCGCTTCCGCCTCGCACCGATCATTTCCGCCAATGCTGAGGATCGCTCGGTTACCCTGTCCGCGCGGCTTGCGCCCGGCGAGCAGATGTTCTGGGCGGTGCGCCAGCCGCTAGCCGCCGAGCGTGACATGCGCCTGACGATAGACCGCTTGCAGCAGGAACTCGATGCCCCGCCCGATTTCGGCCTGCTGTTCCCCTGCATGGGACGCGGCCCCTATTTCTACGGCGGGGTGGACCGTGACCTCGACCTGGTCAAGCAGCGCTTCCCGGGCATGCCGCTGATCGGCTTCTATGGCAATGGCGAAATCGGGCCGCTGGATGGCGCCAACCAGTTGCTGCAGTACGCTGCCGTTCTCGGTCTGTTCGCTCGGATGAGCGCTCATGTTTAGCCCCAGTCGCGACCAGGCACGCCGTTTCTTCTTCGAGTCCTGGCAAAAATTCCACGCCAGGCAGCCGCTATCCGGCCTCGAAACTATCGCCCTGGAACTGATGCAGCAACACCCGGAATACCACGCCATCTTCGACAACCCGGAACGCTACGTCGAGCGCGATTATTTGCCTGAGTCGGGAGAAACCAACCCCTTCCTTCACTTGGGCCTGCATCTGGCAATCCGCGAGCAAGTGCCGATCGACCAGCCTCGCGGCATCGCCGCCCACTACCGGCGCCTTCTGGAAAAGATGGGTAGCACGCACGACGCCGAGCATTTGATCATGGACTGCCTGGCAGAAATGATCTGGCAGGCGCAACGAAACCACACGGCGCCGGACGCCGAAATTTATCTTGCCTGCCTGTCCAGATGTTAAAATCCATTTCATGCTTGATTGACAAAAATCGTAGCGCTTCAAAACATTTCCAATTACCCTCTCCTTTTTTTAACTTCTACGAGACCAAGGATCAACCGATGAAAAAACAATTGCTTGCCTCAGCCACCCTGCTGCTCGCCACAACCACCTTCCAGGCCGTAGCCGACGACATGGCCCAGTATCAGGAAGAAAGCCGCAAGATCGTCAAGGAATTCGCCTCGCAACTGGGCGGCGAAATGCAAAAAGAAATGAAGGCCAACGGGCCGGTCGGCGCCATCAAGGTGTGCCGCGACGTAGCGCCCACCATCGCCTCCGAAGTTTCGCGCAAGAACGGCTGGAACGTTAGTCGTAAGTCCCTGAAGGTGCGAAATGCTGCGCTGGGCATGCCGGATGCCTGGGAACAAAAAGTGTTGTCCGACTTTGAAAAACGCATGGAAAAAGAAAACCCGGCCAACATGGAATTCGCCGAGGTCGTCACCGAACCACAGGGCAAATTCTACCGCTACATGAAAGCCATCCCGGTGCAGGATGTCTGCCTGAAATGTCATGGTGGAGATGACACCGTCGCCCCCAACGTGAAGGAAGCACTGAAGGCCGAATACCCCCACGACAAGGCCACCGGCTACACCCTGGGCCAGATCCGCGGCGGCTTCAGCATCAAGCGCCCCCTGTAACTTTCGCTCACCGAACGCCCCGCCCAAAGCGGGGCGTTTTCATTTCACCCGACCACCCGGCAGGACTCGCACATGCACACAGAAAGCTTTATCGCAGGCAAGGATGCCTCGCTGGAATCGTCGATCGGCACCATGCAATCCAGACTGGACAATCTGGGTTTCCATATTGAAGAGCGCTCCTGGCTGAACCCGATAGACGGTGTCTGGTCGGTGCATATCCGCGATCGCGACTGCCCTATGCTATTCACCAACGGCAAGGGCGCATCCAAACCGGCGGCGCTAGCGAGCGCACTGGGCGAGTTTTTCGAGCGCCTTTCCTGCAACTATTTCTGGTCGCATTATTATCTGGGCGAAACGATTGCCAATCGCTCATTCACCCATTATCCGCAAGAACAATGGTTCAAGCCGGGAGACGATGGCGACTGGCCAGAAGAGCTGCTCACACCGGAACTGCGCGCGTTTTACAACCCGGAAGGCAGCATCGATGCCGACACCCTGGTCGATCACAATTCCGGCAATATCGAGCGCGGCATCTGCGCCCTGCCTTACATCCGCAGCCGCGACGGCATCCGCGTCTGGTTCCCGGTCAACATCATCGGCAACTTGTACGTCAGCAATGGCATGTCGGCCGGCAACACCCCCGCCGAGGCACGCACCCAGGCGCTGTCGGAAATTTTCGAACGCCACGTCAAATTCCGCATTATCAGCGAAGGGCTGTGCCTGCCGGAAGTGCCGGACGAGGTGATCGCCCGCTTTCCCGCCATAGAGGCAGGCATCCGCGCACTGCGCGCGGCGGGCTTCGGCATCCTGGTCAAGGACGCCTCGCTGGGCGGGCAATACCCGGTCATGAACGTGACCCTGCTCAACCCGCACGACCAGGGCTGCTTCTCCAGTTTCGGCGCCCATCCGCGCTTCGAAATCGCTTTGGAGCGCTCCCTCACCGAACTGCTGCAAGGCCGTGCGCTGGATGCGTTGGGTGGCTTCCCCGAGCCGGGCTTCGACCTGGACGAAATCGCCAGCTCGCCGAATATCGAAATCCATTTCGTCGATTCCAGCGGCATCATCAGCTGGAACTTCCTCGGCGACTCGCCTGATTTCGAATTCAGTGACTGGAATTTCAGCACCACCACCGAAGAAGACTATGCCTGGCTGACCGAGCGCATCCACGCCGAAGGCCGCGATATCTATATCGCCGACTTCGCCCATCTGGGCGTCTACGCCTGCCGCATCATAGTGCCAGGCATGTCGGAGATTTACCCGATCGACGATCTGGAATGGGAAAACAACAGCGTCGGCAACGCCATCCGCCCCGCCATCCTGCGCCTGACGGAGTTGAGCGACGACGAATGCGCCGATCTGCTCAACACGCTGAACGAACTCGGCCTGGACGACCAGCGACCGGTTGCGGCACTGATCGGCCTGGCCGCCGATGCCGGCTCATTCTGGAAAGACTTGCGCGTAGGCGAGCTAAAAACCCTGCTGGCGCTGGCGATCGGGGATGAAGAAGCGATCCGTGAAGGCTGCGATTGGGTACGCCATTTCGAGCAACTGAACGAACAGCGCCGCAAGGTTTACCGCTGTATCGAAAGCCTGCTCAACCTGGACGATGCCGCTCCGTACAGCGACTCCCTGAAGCACCTTTACGGCGCAGATACGCTGCAACAGGCGCAAGCCCTGCTCAGCGGGGAGCAGCGCTTTTTCGGCCTGCACTCACCGGGGATGGCGCTGGAAGGGTGTGATATGCACCAACGCTTGCTTGCCGCTTATGGAAAACTGCACGTAATATAGGCGGTTACCACTGCCTATTATTCCGTATAAAACATAGCCCGAGCAGGGGGCTCTGCGCGGGCTGTCTCAACCGATTACTGCTGCAGCGTCGCCTCTTCGATGAGCACTTTATACGCATAGCCTGCACCGAAATCCTTGTCAGTACGAACGACGCCCTTCACCGTCACGACATCCCCGACCTTCGCCTGGCTCATGGTTGTCACGAGTACGTCGTTCGAACCGGTCACAGCAGAACCCGAACCATCGCGCAGATGAATCCAGTTTTTCCCCATGATCTGCGAGTTGTACTTCACGACCTTGCCGCGAACCAGAACAGGCTTGTCCTTCAGTTCGGCGCCTTTGGTCATGATTTCCGCAACGGTCCGAGCGTTCGCGCCGCTGGCCCTGGGGACATGGACATCACCGACATCCACCGTCTTGGCGACGCCGGAGTGAGCCGTAGCCATATCATGGCCCGCAGCCTGCACGACCCCTCCCGCACCACTCAAGGTGCCGAAAACTATCGTCGGAAAAGTCTTCTTCAGCGACTTGCTCTCGAAGTTCTTCATGACCATCACGTTTTCGATCGTGACTTCGGTGCCTTTCTTAACTGGCGACTTGTTGACCGCAGCCCAGGTCTCGCCGTCCCTAGTCTTGAGGCGGAGGTAAGTATAGCTCTCGACATCCTTGACATCGAGAACCTCGCCCTTGACGACAGTGGGCACAGGTGGGATGGCGTCAGGATTTTCACCTGCCAAAACGAATGGGGCAGCAACAATCATGCAGAACGCCAACAGGGCTTTCATGGTCTGGAATACTCCTTCGAAACAGGGCCTGTGAGTATAGCAGAAGGCCAGTCAGCGGCGCCGACTCAGGCTCTTCATCGCACCCTGTGGACGGTCTGCCCGAGCATTTCCGGCGTGATCAGCGTGATGCCGCGCTCGGTGACGTGGAAACACTGTTTGTCACGCTCCGGGACGATACCGGCCGAGAAACCGTCGGGAATCTTGCAGTGCTTGTCCACTACCACGCGCTTCAGTGTCACATGGCGACCGATCTCGACGTTGGGCAGGATGACCGAGTCCTGTATCAGGCTGTAGTCGCCCACGTACACTTTCAGGAACAACAGGGAGCGTTCGATGGTCGCGCCGCTGATGATGCAACCGCTGGAGATCAGCGAATCCATCGCATGGCCGCGCCTGCGGTCATTGTTGAAAATAAACTTCGCCGGCGGCAACTGCTTCTGATGGGTCCAGATCGGCCAGGCATCATCGTACAGATTAAGCTCGGGTGTCACCTGCACCAGATCCATGTTGGCTTCCCAGTAGGCGTCCACCGTACCGACATCGCGCCAGTACGGCACATCGCCCACCATGTTGACGCAGCTGTCCGCGAAGCGATGGGCAATAACACGGTTGCGCGTCACGAGGTAGGGAATGAGGTCCTTGCCGAAATCGTGGCCTGACTCCGGGTCGTCGTGATCGCGGATGAGTTGCTCGTAGAGGAAGCGCGCGCCGAATACGTAAATACCCATGCTCGCCAGTGCGCTATCCGGTCTGCCGGGCATCGCTGCCGGGTGTTCCGGCTTTTCGTGGAAGTAGGTTACCCGCCCTTCCTCGTCCACGCCTATGATACCGAACTCCCGCCCCTCAGCGCGCGGCACCTCGATGCAGGCGACGGTAACATCCGCCGCTTTCGCGACATGATCGGCAAGTATGCGACTGTAATCCATCTTGTAGACATGGTCGCCGCAGAGGATCAGCACATATTCCGGCGCGCAACTGCGCAAAATGTCCAGATTCTGAAAGACGGCGTTTGCCGTGCCCTCATACCACCCCTCCTTGACGCGTTGCTGGGCCGGCAAAACATCGATGAACTCGTTGAACTGGTCATCGAGAAAGCTCCAGCCCCGCTGGATGTGGTGAATCAGGCTGTGCGCCATGTACTGGGTCGCCACCCCGATGCGCCGAATGCCGGAATTGATGCAGTTGCTGAGCGGAAAATCGATGATGCGCAGCTTGCCGCCGAATGGAACGGCCGGCTTGGCGCGCCAGTCGGTCATCTGCTGCAGCCGGCTGCCGCGTCCGCCGGCAAGCACCATGGCGTAAGTCTTCTTCGTCAGGGCGCCGATGAAGCGTGGCGCCAGCTCCGCCCTGTACGGACAGTAACTAGTATGAGCACAGGTTTCGTCGTCATGTTCTTTCATCAGGCCGCACCTCCAATTCTCCACGTGCCTCGGGATTTCGCCGTCATTTCACCAACGTCACGGAAATCTTTGCCAAATGGATAATTTTGGTCGCCCCCTGGCCGAGCACCAGGTTCGCAACCATTCACATCCCACGCGTGCCCATGATGATCATGTCGCACTTTTCCCGCTCGGCGGATTGAACCAGGGTTTCCGCTACTTCTCCCTTCAACTTATTTTAAGCAAAACACGGGCTGCCTTGACCTCCTGCGTTACTGGCGTCCTCTCAATGCTTGCTCCGGCTATTTTTACAGACTGACCACCAGCACGTCGCAGCCGGCTTCGCTCAGCACATGCTTGGTGACGCTGCCAAACAGCATGTCTTCCCATTCCGACTGGCCATGCTTGCCCATGACGATCAGGTCGGGGGCGATGGTTTCCGCCTTTTCCCTGATCACGCCAGGTGCATTGCCGAACTCTACCGTGTGTGAGACCCGGTCATCATCAGATTCCAGTTCAAAAACAAATTGCCGCATGGCACTGTTCGCCTGTTCGCGTGCCAGGATACGGTAGGACCGGATGTTTTCGTCGCTCACGCCGGCAAAATGCAGATTGCCCTCGAACGGCACTTCGAACACATGCAGCAGGGTGATATCGGCTTGGGGGGCGATGCGCAAGGCCATCTGTACAGCGCGTCGGGAAGGTTCGGAAAAATCCACCGGCACCAGTACGTTACGGTACGGGCCGCGCGGCTCGCGCCTGACGATCAGCACCGGGCAGGACAGCTTGCGTAGCGATCTCTCGGCGGTGGAGCCGAGAAACAGCTTGCGCACGAAGCTGCCGCCGTGAGCGCCCAGCACTACCAGGCCGGCGCCTATGGCTTCGGCGTGGCGCACGATCTCTTCATGGGCGTGGCCGATTTCGATGACAGGCATGACTGGAATATGATGCTTATCAGCAAGCTCGCAAGTCAGTTTTGTAAGTTGTTCCCTGGCTGTATCAATCAGCCGCCGCTCGGTTTGCTCGGGGGACTGGGTGAGCAGATGGCGCAGCGATTCCAGCGCCAGGCTGCCGATGACATGCACCAGGTCCAACTCCGCGCCGCCCATCTCGCGCGCCAGCATCGCCGCACGGACTTCGGCACGGCCAGCGTACCAGGACAGGTCGGTGCCCGCTGCGATCCGCTTTATTGTGGTCATGATTCAGTTTCCTTTTTCAGGTTTTCCTTTTCAATGCTGCCAGCCGCAAAGTCCACCGCGTCATCGAACTGAAACCGCGCCGGCGTGGGCCAGACGACTGCCGTCACGCCCACAAACTCAGGGGCGGGTCGGCAATGACCGCGCGCAGGATATCGCCGCGCGAGAGGAAGCCCACCATCTCTCCCGCCTCGTTCACTACCGGCACGCCGGTAAAGCCGGTATCCAGCAGCACGCGTGCCACGCGGCGGATATCGGCGATCGGGTCGGTACTCACCACGGGGCTGACCATCACTTCGGCCACGGTGCGGGCCAGAACATCGCGCACCGCGCCGTCTTCCACGTTGAGCACGGTGAGCAGGTCGCGCTCGGAGACGATGCCCACCAGGCGATACGCACTATCCAGCACCGGGGCCTGGCGAATTCGCCCTGTCACAAGGGTGCGCCAGGCGTTCTCGATCCGCGACTCCGCCTGCACCGCCGTCACTTCCCGGCTCATGATCTGGTAGGCGTGATAAAGTGGCCCGCGTTCAGTCTCTTGATAGCTCATCCCCTGATAAGCACGGGCGGCAGATTCAAAATTTGCGCCGTTTTGATCCGAGTCCAGGCCGACCACCGGCATCTCCGCACCCAGTCTCTCATCCTCGCGATCAAGGCCGCGAGCATGCCGGGCGCGCATCACCCCCGGTACCTGAATCAACTGCTCCAGTGGTCCGTGGAAAATTGGGCCGGTGACACCATAGATAGAGAACAATTATCGCGACCTTTCATTTACATCCCGGCTAGGACATCAATTTTATTGGATGCTGTTCTCCAGGAAGGATGGCGCTGACGAACTACCCGATGAGCGCGGTTGTCTGGAGAAACAACAATAACCGGCGGTAATCCAGTTGCCACCGGCATTTTTTAAAAACCCCTGGCTTTGGGACTTACTTATTGATGCCCAGCGCCTTGGCTACGCCAGCACCGTAAGCGGAGTTGGCCTTGGTGCAGTTTTCGATATGACGGGTTGTATTGGGTGATGTCGTGCGTCACCGTGAAACTGCCATAGGCAGCCGAGCCCTTGGCATGCATGCGTCGCTCGGAGATCACCTCGCGATCGAAGTGGCCCGCTTCTCCAAAAACCAGACATCCTGAAGCAGCATGGGCTCACGCGGGCCGGCAGTCATCACATTCTGGTTGTCGGGTACCGGCGCGCCGCCGGTGGTGGTGAGTTTTTTCTTGCTCATGGAGATCTCCTTGGGCTATTGAACAATTCATGACTTTCATTATAGAGAGCGTGTAGTCAATACCACCAATTGATTAAACCAATCCCTTTGATTGCCAAAGATTATCAATAAATGGCGAAAGCATGTTCAGTCACCCATTCCGGATTCCAGATACCCGCAAAAAAGTTGATTAAATTCCCTACCATAGCGCTTTTCAGTTTCGGATGACCGGGTTGTTATCGCTCATCCAGCGGTTGATGCCGTTACGCACGTTGTAAACCTGCGTATAGCCCATCTTCGCCAGTTCACGCGCCGCGGCGTCGGTGCGGTTGCCGCTGCGGCAGATCAGGACGACCGGCGCATTCTTGTCCACCTCGGCGCTGAAGCGCGGCAAAAATTCCGGGTTCGTCCGTCCGGCTGCGTCAAAGAAGGTCAGTTTGCGGCTGCCTTCCACCACGCCGGTCTGGCGCCATTCCTCCGGCAGGCGGATGTCGTACAGAGGCACGCCCTGCGCCAGCAGCTCTTTCAACTTGGCGTTATCGACGTTGGTGTAGGGCGGCTCTGCGCAAGCGCCGAGACTGAGTGCAAAAAGAACGACAGCGAAGAGGCGAGCGATCATGGGATCATTCCTTTCATAAAGGGATTCAATGGGAGGGCTTGTTGCGCGTGGCAATCAAGCTGGCGACGACGCTCGCCCCGATCAGGACGGCGACGATGGCCAGCGAGGCTGCCACCGGCACGTGATACCAGGGTGCGATCAACATCTTGGCACCGATGAAGGTGAGCACCATGGCCAGGCCGTATTTCAGCAGATGGAAGCGGTCCGCCACGTCGGCGAGCAGGAAATACAGCGCCCGCAAGCCCATGATGGCGAAGATGTTGGAGGTAAAGACGATGAAGGGGTCAGTGGTGATGGCGAAGATGGCCGGGATGGAGTCCACTGCGAACACCACGTCGGAAGTCTCGATCAGGATCAACACCAGAAACAGCGGCGTGAAATAGCGCACGCCGTCCTTCATCACGGTGAATTCCTCGCCGTGATGGCTCTCGGAGATGCGCAGATGCCGGCGCGCGAATTTCAGCACCGGGTTCTTGTTCAGGTCAGGTTCCTTCTCCGCCATGACCAGCATGCGCATACCGGTCACCACCAGAAAGAAACCGAAGATATACAGCACCCAACTGAACTCCTGCACCAGCCAGGCCCCGGCCAGAATCATGACGGCGCGCAGGACGATCGCACCCAGCACGCCGTAGATAAGCACCCGACGCTGAAATTCAGCGGAGACGTGGAAGGACGAGAAAATCAGCAGGAAGATAAACACGTTGTCCACCGACAGCGACTTCTCGATCAGATAGCCGGTGAGGAATTCCAGCGCCTTGCGGTCGGCGATCTCCTGCCCGGCCGTGCCGTTCAGATACCACCACAGGCCGGCGTTGAATAACAGCGCGAGGCTGACCCAGACCAGCGACCAGGCGGTCGCCTCCCGGCCGCTGACCTTGTGCGCCTTCCTGCCGCCGAAGACGAACAGGTCCAGCGCCAGCATGACCAGCACGAAAGCGATGAAGGCAGCCCACATCCAGGGTTCGCCAATGGAGACTGCGCTATTCGTATTCATATATACAGGAGAGTGGAATTAGACAGCGTCATGATACCGACCCTGTTTCATCAAGAAAATTCGTATATTATTTACGAAGTGTTCGTTATTTACGAAGGAGTTATTGAGGCGCTCCCTGCACTGATGCCGACTTTTTCCACCGGATACGCCCCCCATGACCCACTCCGCTTCGCTACGCCGTGATGACGGCTGATTCCCGCCGGATACGCCTGCTGCTGCTTGTCCTGCTCACCGGAGTGGTCGCGGCGATTATTGCGGCTCTCCCGTCTTTTCCGCAGCCAGCGGCCTATCACGACTTCGCTGACCAGCGCGCCTTCCTGGGCCTGCCCAACTTCCTTAATGTGGCTTCCAACGGCCTGTTCGTGCTGGTGAGTGCGGCCGGCCTACGCTGGCTTACCGCAGCGGGAGGCGATACGGCCTTCCGGGATCGCCGCGAACGCTGGATTTATCTGATATTTTTTCTCGGCTTGGCGCTGACCGGCATCGCTTCGGCCTGGTACCATCTGAACCCGGACAATGGGCGACTGCTGTGGGATCGACTGGCGATGACCGTTGCCCTGATGTCCTGGCTGGCGGCAATTATCGCCGAGCGCATCAGCGTCGCAGCGGGGCTGGCGCTGTTACCGGTGCTGCTGGCCGCGGGCGCGGCCTCCGTGCTCTACTGGGGCGCCACCGAGGCATTGGGGGCAGGAGATCTACGTCCTTATGGCATGGTGCATTTCTATCCGGCGCTGCTGATTCCGCTGCTTATCCTGCTGTTTCCGCCCCGCTACACTCGCGGCGGCGATGTGCTGATAGTGCTCGGGTGGTATGCCGCGGCGCTCGGCGCCGAACTCCTCGACCGGCAGATTTTCGCCCTCGGCGGAATCGTCGGCGGCCATACCGTCAAGCACGTCTTTGCTGCCCTGGCCGCCTGCTGGGTGCTGCGCATGCTCAGGCTGCGGCGGCCCTGTGGGCCAAACCCGACAAGCCCTTAGACCTGGATTATCTGGTTCCAAATCCTGTTTTTGCCTTTCTGCTTCGATGTTACCATAGCCATCACACACCCGTTTTCCACGTCCCCCCATGTCCGGAACTTCATTGCTGCCTCTGATCGTCGCAACCGCCTTCATCGGCTGTCTCCTTCCCGCACTGCTGGCCCGCTTCGGCAGGAGAGTGGCCGCCCTGGGCGCGGCCGGGGTCATGGCGGGCTGCCTGGCATTGCTCGCCCCCCTGGTGCCGACCGTGCTGGCGGGGGAAACGCTGGTAACGGCCTACCCCTGGCTGCCCGCCTACGGCCTCGACCTTTCCTTCCGGCTCGACGGGCTGGGGCTGCTTTTCAACTTGCTGATACTCGGCATCGGCCTGCTGGTGGTGCTCTACGCCTACTACTATCTGCCGGAAAGCGATCACCTGGGGCGTTTCTATTCCTACCTGCTGCTGTTCATGGCGGCCATGCTCGGCGTCGTACTGTCCGAGAACCTGTTGTTGCTGGTCGTGTTCTGGGAGATCACCAGCATTTCGTCCTTCCTGCTCATCGCCTACAAGCGCGAGCATCGCGACTCGCGCATCGCCGCCCGCATGGCGCTAGCCGTCACTGGCGGCGGCGGGTTGGCGCTGCTCGCCGGGGTACTGCTGCTCGGCTACATCGCCGGCAGTTTCGAGTTTTCGACCGTGCTGGCCGAAGGAGAGCGTATTCGCGGCCACAGCCTGTATGCGCCGATGCTGATCCTGGTCCTGCTCGGCGCTTTCACCAAATCGGCCCAGTTCCCGTTCCATTTCTGGCTGCCCAACGCCATGGCGGCGCCAACGCCGGTGTCGGCCTACCTGCATTCGGCAACCATGGTGAAAGCCGGCGTTTTTCTGCTGGCGCGGCTGCATCCGGCGCTGGCCGGCAGCGAGCTGTGGTTCTGGCTGGTCAGCGGAGTCGGTGCAACCACGCTGGTGTATGCGGCTTACATGGCCTTTCACCGCTACGACTTCAAGGGGCTGCTGGCCTATTCCACCATCAGCCACCTCGGCCTGATCACGCTGCTGTTCGGACTCGACACGCCGCTATCGGTGGTGGCCGGCGTGTTTCACATCATCAACCATGCCATTTTCAAGGCCTCCCTGTTCATGGCCGCCGGCATCGTCGATCATGAATGCGGCACGCGCGACATGCGGCGGGTGAACGGGCTGTTCAAGTTCATGCCGATCACCGCCACGCTGGCCATCGTCGCCGCCGGTTCCATGGCTGGCGTGCCGTTGCTGAACGGTTTTCTCAGCAAGGAGATGTTCTTTACCGAGACGGTCGGCCATCCGGTGTTCGAGGAGATACGCTGGCTGCTGCCATTATTCGCCACGGTGGCAGGCATTCTCGCTGTGGCCTATTCGTCGCGCTTCATCCACGACGTATTCTTCAACGGCGACCCCATTGACCTGCCGCGCCAGCCCCACGAGCCGCCGCGCTGGATGCGTGCGCCGGTGGAGGTGCTGGTAGTGCTGTGCCTGCTGGTCGGCATCTTCCCGCAATGGAGCGTCGCCCCTCTGCTCGCAGCTGCGGCTGGCGCAACGCTGCTAGCGCCTCTGCCTGCCTTCGAGCTGGCGGTGTGGCACGGCTTCAACCTGCCATTTATCATGAGTCTGGTGGCGCTGGCGGGCGGCGTCACCGTCTACGCCCTGCGCAAGCCGCTTTTCGCCCTCCACGATCGACTACCGTCGATCCATGCCCACATCGCCTTCGAGCGCCTTTATGAAAGCCTGAAGGCCCTCGCGTGCAGCATCGTGAGCTGGCTGGACAATAGATCGCTGCAACGTTACCTGGCGCTCTTCATCGCCTTCGTGCTCAGCCTTGGCGGCTGGGCCTGGTTCTCGGGGCCACCGACGCTTGCCGCCGCGGCATACCAGCCGGCCGATAGCGCTGCTTTCGCGGCCCTGGCTACCCTGATCGTGGGCGCACTGGGTGCAACCCTGCTGCACCGGCACCGCCTCACCGCCATCGTGTTCACCAGCGTCGTTGGTCTGGTCGTGGCGCTCACCTTCGTGCGCTTCTCGGCACCGGATCTGGCACTGACCCAGCTGGCGGTGGAAGTGGTCACCATCGTGCTCCTGTTGCTGGTTCTCCATTACCTTCCCCAAGCCTCCCCCGCCGAGGATTCCGGCCTGCGACTGACGCGCGATGCCGCGCTGGCCGTTGGCGCCGGCGCGGGTCTGGGGGCGGCAGCCTTCGCCATGATGACCTCGCCATTCGAGACGATTTCCGGCTTCTACCTCGACCAGTCGGTGACGGGGGGTGGCGGGGCCAACGTGGTCAACGTGATCCTGGTGGATTTCCGCGGCTTCGACACCCTGGGTGAAATCACCGTACTGGCCATGGTGGGCCTGGCTGCCCATGCCATGCTGAATCGGCTGGTGCTCACCGTGCCCGAGCGCGATATCGACGGCCGGCCTTGGGCAACGGAACGTCACCCGCTGTTCCTGTCCATGCTGATGCGCCCGCTGCTGCCCCTGGCACTGGCGGTATCGATCTTCATTCTGCTGCGCGGCCACAACCTGCCGGGGGGTGGTTTCGTCGCCGGCCTGGTCACCGGCGTGGCCCTGGTCCTGCAATAT
Proteins encoded:
- a CDS encoding Tll0287-like domain-containing protein, which produces MKKQLLASATLLLATTTFQAVADDMAQYQEESRKIVKEFASQLGGEMQKEMKANGPVGAIKVCRDVAPTIASEVSRKNGWNVSRKSLKVRNAALGMPDAWEQKVLSDFEKRMEKENPANMEFAEVVTEPQGKFYRYMKAIPVQDVCLKCHGGDDTVAPNVKEALKAEYPHDKATGYTLGQIRGGFSIKRPL
- a CDS encoding FIST C-terminal domain-containing protein → MSIATGLATAPIAEPQLAGLAVTAAMEKAGLTIANSVLLFLTPEFARDPKPALLAASRASNCTRIIGCSAAGIFTDQDWVLDAPAAAAMVFGGDISLAPAPQPLADDLILSLAAPNALNSAWISEPGRRFGGVSGDATGQGPFKVWCGGRTAENGRCETRIASASGVIGVSQGIRALSEPLEITQASGYDVISLGQQPAMNVLTRELPLDLRSENGLPLHLLMAGIIHGDPATAIADGRFRLAPIISANAEDRSVTLSARLAPGEQMFWAVRQPLAAERDMRLTIDRLQQELDAPPDFGLLFPCMGRGPYFYGGVDRDLDLVKQRFPGMPLIGFYGNGEIGPLDGANQLLQYAAVLGLFARMSAHV
- the ycaO gene encoding 30S ribosomal protein S12 methylthiotransferase accessory factor YcaO, whose product is MHTESFIAGKDASLESSIGTMQSRLDNLGFHIEERSWLNPIDGVWSVHIRDRDCPMLFTNGKGASKPAALASALGEFFERLSCNYFWSHYYLGETIANRSFTHYPQEQWFKPGDDGDWPEELLTPELRAFYNPEGSIDADTLVDHNSGNIERGICALPYIRSRDGIRVWFPVNIIGNLYVSNGMSAGNTPAEARTQALSEIFERHVKFRIISEGLCLPEVPDEVIARFPAIEAGIRALRAAGFGILVKDASLGGQYPVMNVTLLNPHDQGCFSSFGAHPRFEIALERSLTELLQGRALDALGGFPEPGFDLDEIASSPNIEIHFVDSSGIISWNFLGDSPDFEFSDWNFSTTTEEDYAWLTERIHAEGRDIYIADFAHLGVYACRIIVPGMSEIYPIDDLEWENNSVGNAIRPAILRLTELSDDECADLLNTLNELGLDDQRPVAALIGLAADAGSFWKDLRVGELKTLLALAIGDEEAIREGCDWVRHFEQLNEQRRKVYRCIESLLNLDDAAPYSDSLKHLYGADTLQQAQALLSGEQRFFGLHSPGMALEGCDMHQRLLAAYGKLHVI
- a CDS encoding OB-fold nucleic acid binding domain-containing protein, producing MKALLAFCMIVAAPFVLAGENPDAIPPVPTVVKGEVLDVKDVESYTYLRLKTRDGETWAAVNKSPVKKGTEVTIENVMVMKNFESKSLKKTFPTIVFGTLSGAGGVVQAAGHDMATAHSGVAKTVDVGDVHVPRASGANARTVAEIMTKGAELKDKPVLVRGKVVKYNSQIMGKNWIHLRDGSGSAVTGSNDVLVTTMSQAKVGDVVTVKGVVRTDKDFGAGYAYKVLIEEATLQQ
- the glgC gene encoding glucose-1-phosphate adenylyltransferase, whose product is MKEHDDETCAHTSYCPYRAELAPRFIGALTKKTYAMVLAGGRGSRLQQMTDWRAKPAVPFGGKLRIIDFPLSNCINSGIRRIGVATQYMAHSLIHHIQRGWSFLDDQFNEFIDVLPAQQRVKEGWYEGTANAVFQNLDILRSCAPEYVLILCGDHVYKMDYSRILADHVAKAADVTVACIEVPRAEGREFGIIGVDEEGRVTYFHEKPEHPAAMPGRPDSALASMGIYVFGARFLYEQLIRDHDDPESGHDFGKDLIPYLVTRNRVIAHRFADSCVNMVGDVPYWRDVGTVDAYWEANMDLVQVTPELNLYDDAWPIWTHQKQLPPAKFIFNNDRRRGHAMDSLISSGCIISGATIERSLLFLKVYVGDYSLIQDSVILPNVEIGRHVTLKRVVVDKHCKIPDGFSAGIVPERDKQCFHVTERGITLITPEMLGQTVHRVR
- a CDS encoding DUF1841 family protein, whose product is MFSPSRDQARRFFFESWQKFHARQPLSGLETIALELMQQHPEYHAIFDNPERYVERDYLPESGETNPFLHLGLHLAIREQVPIDQPRGIAAHYRRLLEKMGSTHDAEHLIMDCLAEMIWQAQRNHTAPDAEIYLACLSRC
- a CDS encoding universal stress protein, producing MKGEVAETLVQSAEREKCDMIIMGTRGM